One genomic region from Panthera tigris isolate Pti1 chromosome D1, P.tigris_Pti1_mat1.1, whole genome shotgun sequence encodes:
- the LOC122231253 gene encoding olfactory receptor 56A3, giving the protein MTAHQNDTISSEVSDFLLNCFVRSHTWQLSFSLPLSLLFFLAMGANGVLLITIWLEASLHEPMYYLLSILSLLDIVLCLTVIPKVLAIFWFELKSISFYACFLQMYIMNCFLAMESCTFMVMAYDRYVAICHPLRYPSIITDQFVAKAAIFILARNVISTVPIPILSSRLHYCGRKVIENCICANMSVSRLSCNDVTINRLYQFAGGWTLLGSDLILIFLSYTLILRAVLRLKAEGAVAKALSTCGSHFILILFFSTILLVFVLTHVVKKKVSSDVPVLLNVLHHVIPAALNPIVYGVRTQEIKQGIQRLLKKGW; this is encoded by the coding sequence atgacaGCACACCAAAATGACACCATCTCCTCTGAGGTTTCAGATTTCCTCCTGAATTGTTTTGTCAGGTCCCACACCTGgcaactttctttttccctccccctaagccttctcttcttcctggccATGGGGGCCAATGGTGTTCTCCTCATCACTATATGGCTGGAAGCCTCTCTGCATGAGCCCATGTACTATCTACTCAGCATCCTCTCCCTATTGGACATTGTGCTCTGCCTCACTGTCATTCCCAAGGTCCTGGCCATCTTTTGGTTTGAACTCAAGTCCATCAGCTTCTATGCCTGCTTCCTCCAGATGTACATTATGAACTGTTTCCTTGCCATGGAGTCCTGCACATTCATGGTCATGGCCTATGACCGTTATGTGGCCATCTGCCATCCACTGAGGTACCCATCCATCATCACTGACCAATTTGTAGCCAAggctgccatttttattttggccAGGAATGTTATTTCTACAGTGCCTATTCCCATTCTCTCATCCAGACTCCATTATTGTGGGAGAAAAGTCATTGAAAACTGCATCTGTGCCAATATGTCTGTCTCCAGGCTCTCCTGTAATGATGTCACCATCAATCGCCTCTACCAGTTTGCTGGAGGCTGGACACTGCTAGGATCTGACCTCATCCTCATCTTCCTCTCCTACACCCTCATACTGCGAGCTGTGCTGAGACTCAAGGCAGAGGGTGCTGTGGCCAAGGCCCTGAGCACATGTGGCTCCCACTTCATCCTTATCCTCTTCTTCAGCACCATCCTTCTGGTCTTCGTGCTCACTCATGTGGTGAAGAAGAAGGTCTCCTCTGATGTTCCAGTCTTGCTCAACGTCCTCCACCATGTCATCCCCGCAGCCCTCAACCCCATAGTTTATGGAGTGCGGACCCAGGAGATCAAGCAAGGAATCCAGAGATTATTAAAGAAAGGGTGGTAA